A genomic stretch from Petrotoga mexicana DSM 14811 includes:
- a CDS encoding KamA family radical SAM protein has product MYPEYVTKLEKVKGISQEELKELQPVEEKYKFRANEYYLDLINWKDKNDPIRKIIIPNIEELEEWGLEDASKEHSYTISKGLQHKYRDTALLLVNDVCGSFCRFCFRKRLFKNVGKEVVRTREIEQDLDYIRKHEEITNVLLTGGDPLLLSTNKLKSIVEAINEIDHIKIIRIGTKTPAFNPFRIISDDTLSSFIKKITNSGKKLYFIVHFNHPRELTSASIQGINILQNSGAIIANQTPLLHGINDNPKTLSTLFKKLSFNGIPPYYVFQNRPVMGNKGFTIPLEKAYSIFLESLEDISGLAKRPRFVMSHESGKIEVAALTSKNIIFRYHRSHNPDNYGKFFVFKRDPQAYWLDDYKELVEIYNYKSF; this is encoded by the coding sequence ATGTATCCAGAATATGTTACTAAATTGGAAAAAGTAAAAGGGATTTCACAAGAAGAATTAAAAGAACTTCAACCTGTTGAAGAAAAGTATAAGTTTAGAGCTAATGAATATTACTTGGACTTAATCAATTGGAAAGACAAAAACGATCCTATAAGAAAGATTATAATTCCAAATATTGAAGAATTGGAAGAATGGGGATTAGAAGACGCCTCAAAAGAACATTCATATACAATAAGTAAGGGACTGCAACACAAGTATAGGGATACCGCTTTACTGTTAGTAAATGATGTATGTGGGAGTTTCTGTAGATTCTGTTTTAGAAAAAGATTGTTCAAGAACGTTGGTAAAGAAGTAGTTAGAACCCGTGAAATTGAACAAGATCTCGATTATATTCGAAAACATGAAGAAATCACAAATGTTCTCCTGACAGGGGGTGATCCTTTACTCCTTTCAACTAATAAACTTAAATCAATTGTAGAAGCTATTAATGAAATAGATCATATAAAAATCATTCGCATAGGTACAAAGACCCCGGCTTTTAACCCTTTCAGAATAATATCGGATGATACCCTATCAAGTTTCATTAAAAAAATTACCAATAGTGGTAAAAAATTATATTTTATTGTGCACTTTAATCACCCAAGAGAATTAACTTCTGCTTCTATTCAGGGAATAAATATATTGCAAAATTCTGGAGCCATAATAGCAAATCAAACTCCTCTTTTGCATGGTATCAATGATAATCCTAAGACATTATCGACATTATTTAAAAAGCTATCCTTTAATGGTATTCCTCCCTATTATGTATTTCAAAATAGACCTGTCATGGGAAATAAAGGTTTTACTATTCCTTTAGAAAAAGCTTATTCAATATTCCTAGAATCTTTAGAAGATATCTCAGGTTTAGCCAAAAGACCTAGATTTGTAATGTCTCATGAATCTGGAAAAATAGAAGTTGCCGCATTGACTAGCAAAAATATTATCTTTCGTTATCATAGATCGCACAATCCTGATAACTATGGTAAATTTTTTGTATTCAAAAGAGATCCACAAGCCTATTGGCTTGATGATTACAAAGAATTAGTGGAAATATATAATTACAAAAGCTTTTAA
- a CDS encoding chromate transporter: protein MKTLFGLFFSFFEIGLFGFGGGYAMIPLIQTHLERRGWMSLQEFLDLIAIAEVTPGPIAVNSATFVGYRVFGILGSLVATTAVILPSLIIGLLIGKYFKNGNGDTQQNILKFLKPAVIGLILGSAYTIGVANIVNLASFLIFIGVLMLLFFTKLNPIFIIIMTGVVGIIFY from the coding sequence ATGAAAACTTTATTTGGCTTGTTTTTTTCTTTTTTTGAAATTGGCTTATTTGGATTTGGTGGTGGTTACGCAATGATACCACTAATTCAAACACATCTAGAAAGAAGAGGTTGGATGTCCCTTCAAGAATTTCTGGATTTAATAGCTATAGCAGAGGTTACTCCCGGACCAATAGCTGTAAATAGTGCTACTTTTGTTGGATATAGGGTTTTTGGGATACTTGGTTCGTTGGTCGCAACAACTGCTGTAATATTACCTTCGTTAATTATAGGATTATTGATAGGTAAATATTTTAAGAACGGAAATGGTGATACTCAACAAAATATTCTTAAATTTCTAAAACCTGCTGTTATAGGGTTGATACTTGGTTCTGCATATACAATTGGAGTTGCTAATATCGTAAATTTGGCGAGTTTTCTTATATTTATTGGGGTTTTGATGCTCCTGTTTTTCACTAAATTAAATCCAATTTTTATAATAATTATGACAGGAGTAGTGGGAATTATCTTTTACTAG
- a CDS encoding DUF5685 family protein, which produces MYGYISIYFTPTEEERKSYLYYYCGLCHSLKENLGEFYRLTTVKEVVFFSMLNNPLKNINEFRCPYVGLKKRFKPENNSFMTPYAYLNLLIIYGKLLDYNLEGKLVPKKILKKLEAKLFEYFDSKTINEYKHLLKMQQKVEEQNLDLDDYAKPSQEIMEMLFEKFFPQGYPATMPIVTAYLLYLVDSVYDFNKDIKKRNFNSIASSFGVKKFDELTQDQKERILFTYDLCSKEFLENVEEVANFNEHLVKKLATFSLIYHRNSVTKILDGGEIDERATNHSRANKKGRVQKPIFKI; this is translated from the coding sequence ATGTACGGATACATATCTATCTATTTTACCCCTACCGAAGAAGAAAGAAAAAGTTACCTATATTACTATTGTGGATTATGTCATTCTTTAAAGGAAAATTTAGGAGAGTTCTATAGACTCACGACGGTAAAAGAAGTGGTTTTCTTTTCAATGTTGAACAACCCTCTTAAGAATATAAACGAATTCAGATGTCCATATGTAGGATTAAAAAAACGATTTAAACCTGAAAATAATTCTTTTATGACACCTTATGCTTATCTCAACTTACTCATAATCTATGGAAAACTTTTGGATTACAATTTAGAGGGAAAGTTAGTACCAAAAAAAATATTAAAAAAATTGGAAGCAAAACTATTTGAATACTTTGACTCCAAGACTATCAATGAGTACAAACATCTATTAAAAATGCAACAAAAGGTAGAAGAACAAAATTTAGATTTGGATGATTATGCCAAACCATCTCAAGAAATTATGGAAATGTTATTCGAAAAATTTTTTCCACAAGGGTATCCAGCAACCATGCCTATTGTGACTGCTTATTTGCTATATTTGGTAGATAGTGTGTACGATTTTAACAAAGATATAAAAAAAAGAAATTTTAACTCTATAGCGAGTTCTTTTGGAGTAAAAAAATTTGATGAATTAACTCAGGATCAAAAAGAAAGAATTTTATTTACTTACGATTTATGTTCAAAAGAATTCTTAGAAAACGTTGAAGAAGTTGCAAATTTTAACGAGCATTTAGTAAAAAAGCTAGCGACTTTTTCTTTGATATATCACAGAAATTCTGTCACAAAAATTTTAGATGGAGGAGAAATTGATGAAAGAGCAACAAACCATTCTAGAGCAAATAAAAAAGGGAGAGTTCAAAAGCCTATTTTTAAAATATAA
- a CDS encoding P1 family peptidase — protein sequence MLNGITDVPGIKVGHYTDNKSLTGCTVILAENGAVGGVDVKGSAPGTRETDLLKPGNLVQMVHAVLLTGGSAFGLDAASGVMQFLEENSIGFQTSTVKVPIVPAAVIYDLDIGDPNVRPDKRSGYIAANLATSDCVEEGCVGVGTGAVVGKAAGVNNAMKGGVGSYSIELGNGIVVGAITVVNATGDVYEEGEIIAGAIDHNNNFLNISEYMKKSSFKSNPGENTTLSVVATNVKLSKEEANKVAQMSHDGLARAIRPVHTMYDGDTIFCLSTGDLSSDVTLIGEVAAEVVEKSIIRAIKSAKKVGNILSYQDLNPSKR from the coding sequence ATGTTAAATGGTATAACAGACGTACCAGGAATAAAAGTAGGACACTACACCGACAATAAATCCTTAACAGGTTGTACGGTTATTCTAGCCGAAAATGGGGCGGTAGGTGGAGTAGATGTCAAAGGCTCAGCCCCAGGAACAAGAGAAACAGACTTACTAAAACCAGGGAATCTTGTTCAAATGGTGCACGCTGTCTTATTAACCGGCGGAAGTGCTTTTGGTTTAGATGCGGCAAGTGGGGTTATGCAATTTTTAGAAGAAAATAGTATAGGTTTTCAAACAAGTACCGTGAAAGTTCCCATAGTACCTGCTGCAGTTATTTACGATTTGGATATAGGAGACCCAAACGTTAGACCCGATAAAAGATCTGGTTATATCGCAGCAAATTTAGCGACATCAGATTGTGTTGAAGAAGGATGTGTTGGTGTAGGAACCGGGGCAGTTGTTGGTAAGGCGGCAGGTGTTAACAATGCTATGAAAGGTGGGGTAGGAAGTTATTCCATTGAATTAGGTAACGGAATAGTTGTCGGAGCGATAACGGTTGTGAATGCTACAGGAGATGTTTACGAAGAAGGGGAAATAATAGCTGGGGCTATAGACCATAACAATAATTTTTTGAATATATCCGAATATATGAAAAAATCTAGTTTTAAGTCTAATCCAGGTGAAAATACAACTCTATCCGTCGTAGCTACAAATGTAAAATTGTCTAAAGAAGAAGCAAACAAAGTGGCTCAAATGAGCCATGATGGTTTGGCAAGGGCGATAAGACCTGTTCATACTATGTACGATGGAGATACTATTTTTTGTTTGTCTACTGGTGATTTATCAAGCGACGTTACTTTAATTGGCGAAGTAGCAGCAGAAGTAGTAGAAAAATCTATTATAAGGGCTATCAAATCGGCAAAAAAAGTTGGTAATATTCTCAGTTACCAAGACTTGAATCCTAGTAAAAGATAA
- the ftsZ gene encoding cell division protein FtsZ, with product MPFEMEEINKRDKLFSRKTSYKIKVIGVGGAGNNAIQRMIKKGIDDVELVAANTDVQVLENNDAPTKIQLGKELTKGLGAGGDPEIGKKSALESQDDLKETLKDTDLLFITAGLGGGTGTGAVPIIADLATQMGILTVAIVTLPFHFEGSTKERIALKGFQETKKYVDSLIKISNDKLIDNDDDIPIDKAFEKADEILIQAITGISDLITKPGMINLDFADVASVLRIKGSAMLGIGLAKGEKRAEEAIKNALNSKILEDPVRNATAALVNIAGKTPTTQDVKIVNEILRSYAIDDARLKMGITIIDLPPEVIKVTVIASGYDKLPGEENYLDLYEQPALYRQFGKGVVAEEISKLNKYLQDHVEEIPGEEVQQQ from the coding sequence ATGCCCTTTGAAATGGAAGAAATCAATAAACGAGATAAATTGTTTAGTAGGAAAACCAGTTACAAAATAAAAGTCATAGGTGTTGGAGGAGCAGGCAATAATGCTATTCAAAGGATGATAAAAAAGGGTATTGATGATGTAGAACTAGTCGCGGCTAACACGGATGTACAGGTATTAGAAAATAATGATGCACCTACAAAAATCCAATTGGGCAAAGAATTGACAAAAGGGTTAGGGGCCGGTGGAGATCCAGAAATTGGGAAAAAATCGGCTTTAGAAAGTCAAGATGATTTAAAAGAAACTTTAAAAGATACAGATCTTTTATTTATAACGGCGGGTTTAGGGGGAGGTACAGGAACAGGAGCTGTACCTATTATAGCTGATTTAGCTACACAAATGGGTATTTTGACTGTGGCAATAGTTACCTTACCTTTTCACTTTGAAGGATCAACGAAAGAAAGAATAGCTTTGAAGGGTTTTCAAGAAACTAAAAAGTATGTGGATAGTTTAATTAAAATATCAAACGATAAGCTCATAGATAACGACGATGATATACCCATTGACAAAGCCTTTGAGAAAGCTGATGAAATACTTATTCAAGCAATTACAGGTATTTCTGATTTGATAACCAAGCCAGGTATGATCAATTTAGATTTTGCAGACGTAGCATCGGTATTACGTATAAAAGGTTCTGCCATGCTAGGTATTGGACTTGCGAAAGGAGAAAAAAGAGCCGAAGAAGCTATAAAAAATGCCCTGAATAGTAAGATTTTGGAAGATCCTGTGAGGAATGCAACCGCTGCTTTGGTGAACATTGCTGGTAAGACTCCAACCACACAAGATGTGAAAATTGTCAACGAAATTTTACGTTCATACGCAATAGATGATGCAAGGCTAAAAATGGGAATTACAATTATAGATTTGCCTCCCGAAGTTATTAAGGTAACGGTTATAGCATCCGGTTACGACAAATTGCCTGGAGAAGAAAACTATCTAGATCTTTATGAGCAACCAGCATTATATAGACAATTTGGTAAAGGTGTCGTTGCTGAAGAAATATCCAAATTGAACAAGTATTTACAAGATCATGTAGAAGAAATTCCAGGAGAAGAAGTTCAGCAACAATAA
- a CDS encoding GspE/PulE family protein, with product MKKKPSNFYLLYNKDLKNYEVEENILDNFLKKYDNENITDFHFEPHEEKVDVKARYCGDLITLETMGVYEYEVVLNKLLINCGYDIVKDFENIDGSFNFQNVNYRASFVRSSEGISCVLRKLRNINDIKVFMEPLILSNVEKLIDQKSKMLIFSGPTGSGKTTTMQYIVNKFKRKRKVHSIENPIEYINPGIIQIVSKIEEDKADILKYILRQDPDLIVVGEIREKNFAKLLFESSITGHLVFSSLHSKNVFLVLQRLKMFGIEVRNLSESLDLILNQRLIPKKCPFCQGNGCHNCYNTGKKGFITIFEGLIISKNLKKDISQSKSINFISEKYKNSDCYIDPLPTLRKFFNEGVINEDQYLSNLSFF from the coding sequence ATGAAAAAGAAACCTTCTAATTTCTATCTCTTGTATAATAAAGACTTAAAAAATTATGAAGTTGAAGAAAATATTTTAGATAACTTTTTGAAAAAGTATGACAATGAAAATATTACAGATTTTCATTTTGAGCCCCATGAAGAAAAGGTAGATGTTAAAGCCAGATACTGTGGGGATTTAATAACTTTAGAAACTATGGGTGTATATGAATACGAAGTAGTGCTAAACAAATTACTTATCAATTGTGGGTATGATATAGTAAAAGATTTTGAAAATATCGACGGTTCTTTTAATTTTCAGAACGTTAATTACAGAGCTTCCTTTGTTAGATCTTCAGAAGGAATAAGTTGTGTCTTAAGAAAATTAAGAAACATAAACGATATTAAAGTTTTCATGGAGCCTTTGATTCTTTCTAATGTAGAAAAATTAATTGATCAAAAATCAAAAATGCTTATTTTTTCTGGTCCTACAGGGTCTGGCAAAACTACAACGATGCAGTATATAGTTAATAAGTTCAAAAGAAAAAGAAAAGTACATAGCATAGAAAATCCAATAGAGTATATTAATCCTGGTATAATTCAAATAGTATCAAAAATTGAGGAAGACAAGGCAGATATTTTAAAATATATATTGAGACAAGACCCTGATTTAATAGTTGTGGGTGAAATTAGAGAGAAGAATTTTGCAAAATTGTTATTTGAATCTTCGATAACGGGTCATCTGGTGTTTTCCTCTTTACATTCTAAAAATGTTTTTTTAGTACTTCAAAGGTTGAAGATGTTTGGAATAGAAGTAAGGAATCTCTCTGAAAGCTTAGATCTCATCCTTAATCAAAGATTAATCCCTAAAAAATGTCCTTTTTGCCAAGGAAATGGGTGTCATAACTGTTATAATACAGGGAAAAAAGGTTTTATAACTATTTTTGAAGGTTTAATAATTTCAAAAAATTTAAAAAAAGATATTTCACAGAGTAAAAGTATCAATTTTATAAGTGAAAAATACAAAAATTCTGATTGTTATATAGATCCGTTGCCTACACTTCGTAAATTTTTTAATGAAGGGGTAATCAATGAAGATCAGTATTTAAGTAACTTATCTTTTTTCTAA